A part of Fervidobacterium thailandense genomic DNA contains:
- a CDS encoding PSP1 domain-containing protein: MSLQATVYGVELMPLGKIIYYADNGEQFNYGDYAIVLSEFGVDYGRVLLGPKEISIDDVGYEIKSIIRKATPEDIEIIQENEEIAKRAREVTIELVKKHQLPMKVLQSKYIFDRTKLVVYFSSKTRVDFRELVKDIAKEFRTRIELRQVGARDEMKFIKGLGLCGRKSCCSYFLREFESITLKHAKKQQMMINTAKITGPCGRLLCCLMFEHDFYVEALKNIPDEGSTIFYDGKIAKVITVNVFLSRVTLQTEDGEMVALPFSYFKEGEHAGSWKVIDRGRRDDDNSWLDNVPDTEDE; encoded by the coding sequence ATGAGCCTGCAGGCGACAGTTTACGGAGTGGAGTTAATGCCACTTGGAAAAATCATCTATTACGCAGATAACGGAGAGCAATTCAACTACGGTGATTACGCGATAGTGCTCAGCGAATTCGGTGTCGATTACGGAAGGGTACTACTTGGTCCAAAAGAAATAAGTATTGACGATGTGGGCTACGAAATAAAGTCTATAATCAGAAAAGCCACTCCGGAGGATATAGAAATCATTCAAGAAAACGAAGAAATTGCCAAGCGTGCGAGGGAAGTCACGATCGAGTTGGTAAAAAAGCATCAACTACCGATGAAAGTTCTTCAATCAAAGTACATTTTCGACCGCACCAAATTGGTTGTCTACTTCAGTTCGAAAACGCGTGTGGATTTTCGCGAACTTGTTAAGGACATCGCAAAGGAGTTTAGGACCAGGATTGAGCTCAGGCAAGTTGGTGCCCGAGACGAAATGAAGTTCATAAAAGGGCTCGGTTTGTGCGGAAGAAAGAGCTGTTGTTCATATTTCCTCAGGGAGTTTGAAAGCATCACACTCAAACACGCCAAAAAGCAGCAGATGATGATAAATACAGCAAAGATCACAGGTCCGTGTGGCAGGTTACTCTGTTGCCTGATGTTCGAACACGACTTCTATGTTGAGGCACTTAAAAACATCCCGGACGAAGGTTCAACGATTTTCTACGACGGAAAGATCGCCAAAGTTATCACGGTAAACGTCTTCCTCTCCAGAGTGACGTTACAAACCGAAGACGGGGAGATGGTCGCACTACCTTTCTCGTACTTCAAGGAGGGGGAACATGCCGGAAGTTGGAAAGTTATTGATCGTGGTAGGCGTGATGATGATAATAGCTGGCTTGATAATGTACCTGATACCGAAGATGAATAA
- a CDS encoding DUF2905 domain-containing protein, with product MMIIAGLIMYLIPKMNNLRWLPGDIVIRRKNFVFIFPITTMIIVSVVLTVILNIISKLLK from the coding sequence ATGATGATAATAGCTGGCTTGATAATGTACCTGATACCGAAGATGAATAACCTCAGGTGGCTACCAGGCGACATCGTAATCCGCCGTAAAAACTTTGTCTTCATATTTCCGATAACCACGATGATCATAGTGAGCGTGGTGCTCACAGTTATTTTAAACATCATTTCGAAACTACTAAAGTGA
- a CDS encoding protease complex subunit PrcB family protein produces MRRQAVTSIVLIFLLIPLVTLLAQEAKLVLVRQITPTFPDSLYKSVGTRTFNVQYIQLFLEQDYKAYIVKAWRFQPTGAAFNYIVKLVDPVSKKEYVYQFPGIRSASYVRLAPVLVICPQNFRIFINEQELPYETYSTPQQGAEIPVVGDFGGPIVRILRRMTNTFEEISEGVSVSKQDELFIQIVAGTFPTGGYSIEVQEPDIVYPVSGKRGRITIVGKFLRPGKGDVVTQAFTTPTKTVEIGKLPAGEYDIIVKIDGLGEFLRTLTVK; encoded by the coding sequence ATGAGGAGGCAAGCGGTAACTTCTATTGTTTTGATTTTCCTGTTGATTCCTTTGGTAACGTTGCTCGCTCAGGAAGCCAAATTAGTGCTTGTACGCCAGATAACGCCTACCTTTCCGGACTCATTGTACAAATCCGTCGGGACACGGACGTTCAACGTACAGTACATCCAGCTGTTCCTGGAGCAAGATTACAAAGCTTACATTGTGAAAGCGTGGCGGTTCCAACCAACCGGCGCAGCTTTTAACTACATCGTAAAGCTTGTCGATCCGGTCAGCAAAAAGGAGTACGTTTACCAGTTTCCAGGTATAAGAAGCGCATCTTACGTGCGATTGGCACCCGTTTTGGTGATCTGCCCACAAAATTTCAGGATCTTCATCAACGAACAGGAATTACCCTATGAAACCTACAGTACACCGCAACAGGGTGCGGAGATACCCGTTGTGGGCGATTTCGGAGGTCCCATAGTGCGCATACTGCGAAGAATGACCAATACTTTCGAGGAAATCTCGGAAGGTGTGAGCGTCTCAAAGCAGGATGAACTCTTCATCCAAATCGTAGCTGGTACCTTCCCCACCGGAGGCTACTCGATAGAGGTTCAAGAGCCCGATATCGTCTACCCTGTCAGCGGAAAAAGAGGTCGAATCACGATCGTAGGGAAATTTTTACGACCTGGTAAGGGAGATGTAGTGACTCAGGCCTTCACTACGCCAACGAAAACCGTTGAAATCGGCAAGCTCCCGGCAGGAGAGTACGATATTATTGTGAAAATCGACGGACTGGGGGAGTTCCTCAGAACATTGACGGTCAAGTGA
- a CDS encoding pseudouridine-5'-phosphate glycosidase, with the protein MRAGTSNRFIRISREVTESLEKGLPVVALETTVLAHGLPHPQNLELAREIDEICRSNGVVPAPIGILRGEIIVGMSFEELNILISDEPLKIGTREIPYAVAMKKSAATTVSATVRIAKIVGIDVFATGGIGGVHPGDWDVSQDITEMCKSACIVVSSGCKSILDVRKTIEFLETFQVTVVGYKTKKFPIFYEGLSDYDLDYTVEHPEEVATMFKLKRELAMEGSILVANPIPSEYAISESEVQALINTALTECFERGITGKAVTPYLLSRVAELSGGRTIKANVELIKNNVKLACEIAKELTEMR; encoded by the coding sequence ATGAGAGCTGGGACGTCCAATCGATTTATCCGAATTTCGCGGGAAGTGACTGAAAGCTTGGAAAAAGGTTTACCGGTTGTCGCGCTCGAAACGACCGTTTTGGCACACGGTTTGCCACATCCTCAAAACTTGGAGTTAGCAAGGGAAATAGACGAAATCTGTAGGTCAAACGGTGTCGTACCCGCTCCAATTGGAATTCTTCGCGGGGAAATTATCGTCGGGATGAGTTTCGAAGAACTTAACATTCTGATCTCGGACGAACCATTGAAAATCGGTACGCGGGAGATTCCGTACGCGGTGGCGATGAAAAAATCCGCTGCAACGACCGTCAGTGCAACTGTGAGGATTGCGAAAATCGTTGGGATAGATGTTTTCGCAACCGGTGGAATAGGTGGTGTACACCCGGGGGATTGGGATGTGTCGCAAGACATAACGGAAATGTGCAAGAGTGCCTGCATCGTTGTTAGCTCCGGTTGCAAATCTATTTTGGATGTGCGGAAAACGATCGAGTTCCTCGAAACGTTCCAGGTTACGGTGGTTGGATACAAAACGAAAAAGTTTCCCATATTTTACGAAGGCCTTTCCGATTACGATTTGGATTACACAGTTGAGCATCCGGAAGAGGTTGCGACTATGTTCAAACTTAAAAGGGAACTTGCAATGGAGGGTTCCATACTCGTTGCCAACCCCATCCCTTCCGAGTACGCTATTTCGGAATCGGAAGTTCAAGCTCTGATAAACACGGCGCTAACCGAATGCTTTGAAAGAGGAATAACGGGAAAGGCAGTGACGCCATACTTACTTTCCAGGGTGGCTGAACTCAGCGGTGGAAGGACGATAAAGGCCAACGTTGAGTTGATCAAGAACAACGTGAAACTTGCGTGCGAAATAGCGAAAGAACTTACCGAGATGAGATAA
- a CDS encoding SufB/SufD family protein, with product MDVRKEFETIVKAAEQLGTDASRFLDKRFASIIISGNRVIGLNNVPGLRLTHESIENGVKVDIVVEDGAEIPLPVHVCTGYVEKKGYQRVVFNIRVGKGAKVKFVAHCVFPQVEEFTHEAISNVLVEEGGFMEYSDEHYHSDAGTITLKTTTNATVRKDGIYKNEFHLTKTRVGKLDVRMFLTLEENSVGELVSKVKASQNDEVDINEVVYLNGEAARGLAKTVVVGLDRARVNVVNEAYGNAPHSRAHISCEEITKGDEVVVSTTPILKITNDLAELTHEASIGRVNQKQLETLMAKGLTEDEATDLVIKGLLV from the coding sequence ATGGACGTGAGGAAGGAATTTGAGACGATAGTAAAGGCTGCCGAACAGCTTGGTACGGATGCTTCCAGGTTCTTGGACAAGCGCTTCGCGTCAATAATAATCAGCGGGAACAGGGTTATCGGTTTGAACAACGTGCCCGGTCTGAGGCTGACGCACGAATCTATCGAAAACGGTGTGAAGGTGGACATTGTGGTCGAGGATGGTGCGGAGATTCCCCTGCCCGTTCACGTTTGTACAGGATACGTGGAGAAGAAAGGATATCAACGTGTTGTTTTCAACATCCGCGTTGGTAAAGGTGCAAAGGTGAAATTTGTAGCGCATTGTGTATTTCCGCAGGTCGAAGAGTTCACACACGAGGCCATCTCCAACGTTTTGGTCGAAGAAGGTGGCTTTATGGAATACAGCGACGAGCATTATCACAGTGACGCTGGAACGATAACCTTGAAAACGACCACGAACGCTACTGTACGAAAGGATGGTATTTATAAAAATGAATTCCACCTAACAAAAACTCGTGTTGGGAAGCTCGATGTGCGAATGTTCTTGACGCTGGAAGAGAATTCAGTTGGAGAACTGGTTTCAAAAGTTAAGGCGAGCCAAAATGACGAAGTTGACATAAACGAAGTGGTGTACCTCAACGGCGAAGCAGCACGCGGATTGGCAAAAACGGTTGTTGTTGGACTTGATCGGGCAAGGGTAAACGTTGTTAACGAGGCGTACGGAAACGCTCCGCACTCGAGGGCACATATCTCTTGCGAGGAGATAACAAAAGGTGACGAAGTGGTTGTTTCTACAACTCCTATTCTGAAGATTACGAACGACTTGGCCGAATTAACTCACGAAGCGTCAATCGGACGTGTCAATCAAAAACAACTTGAAACACTCATGGCAAAGGGACTAACGGAAGACGAGGCAACCGATTTAGTGATCAAGGGACTACTCGTTTAA
- a CDS encoding ATP-binding cassette domain-containing protein: protein MLILSNVWYCTFQREILKGINMEFLPGTKYVILGTNGAGKSTVGYVIMGLEGYKPSEGRIFLDGRDITDLSVTERAKLGITLMWQEPARFDGINVETYLTLGGRLNVSKSEVCDALEFVGLDPALYLKRLVDKTLSGGERKRVELASLLLLKPRYAILDEPDSGIDLMSLDMINNVINYIAQYGGTPIVITHREEMAYNTDYGYLICAGLILKTGRTEEVISAFRGTCEVCKHPNLPVNGELK from the coding sequence TAACGTATGGTACTGTACGTTTCAAAGAGAAATCCTCAAGGGCATCAACATGGAGTTCCTTCCCGGTACCAAGTACGTTATTCTTGGTACCAACGGTGCTGGGAAGAGCACAGTTGGTTACGTAATTATGGGGCTTGAAGGTTACAAGCCCTCGGAAGGCCGAATTTTTCTCGATGGTCGTGATATCACCGATTTGAGTGTGACTGAAAGGGCAAAGCTCGGGATTACGCTGATGTGGCAAGAGCCAGCCCGGTTCGACGGCATCAACGTGGAGACGTATCTAACACTCGGAGGACGGTTAAATGTCAGCAAGTCGGAAGTGTGCGATGCGCTCGAGTTCGTCGGTTTGGATCCCGCGCTGTATCTCAAACGATTGGTGGATAAGACTCTGAGTGGTGGTGAGCGAAAAAGAGTAGAGTTAGCATCTTTGCTCTTGCTAAAACCACGGTACGCGATTCTCGACGAGCCGGATTCTGGGATAGATCTTATGAGCTTGGACATGATCAACAATGTGATAAACTACATAGCCCAGTACGGTGGGACACCCATCGTGATTACACACCGTGAGGAGATGGCGTACAATACTGATTATGGGTACCTAATTTGCGCTGGGCTGATTTTGAAGACCGGTAGAACGGAAGAGGTCATTTCAGCCTTCAGAGGTACATGCGAGGTATGTAAGCATCCAAACCTTCCTGTGAATGGGGAGTTGAAATGA